Proteins from a genomic interval of Symmachiella macrocystis:
- a CDS encoding BON domain-containing protein: MPGLVREDRNQNRLSHRDAEIEESVLETLRTTSVSFGESIACRCRDGRLVMTGTLPLYYLKQLAQESAGQVEGVHVVINQIQVDFAKNSGPSKQSEARPK, translated from the coding sequence ATGCCTGGTTTGGTACGGGAGGACAGGAACCAAAATCGATTGTCCCATCGGGATGCGGAAATTGAGGAGTCCGTGCTGGAGACTTTACGGACAACGTCTGTCTCATTTGGCGAATCCATCGCCTGCCGATGCCGAGATGGCAGGCTTGTCATGACAGGCACGCTCCCTTTGTATTATCTTAAGCAATTGGCCCAAGAGAGCGCGGGACAAGTCGAGGGAGTGCACGTCGTCATCAATCAAATCCAAGTCGATTTCGCCAAAAATTCCGGCCCTAGTAAACAATCAGAAGCTCGCCCCAAGTGA
- a CDS encoding hybrid sensor histidine kinase/response regulator — translation MMHTPQPSRILIVDGDANAREHVREILEQDHYFIDTAATATEALEKTRREKISVVILDQGVPDCSVEQLIPGIQRLAPEAAIIYVTDSVDGAVVAMRLGAANYLLKPINPGVLLADLVSIVEHQRAKSELRDQYVRMQAVVNSAIEGIITIDETGVIESFNPAAENMFGYTADEASGMNISEMMPDPYSSEHHLYLSNFRRTGIRKIIGTGREVVAQRRDGTTFPIHLSVSEVQLEDRRLFTGMVRDITAIKQAEERLLQSERLAGIGQAMAALAHESRNALQRSQAGLEMLARRIKKQPEATMLIKRIQRAQDDLHQLYEDVREYAAPIRVNPEHTAISDIVRHAWHDLALAREGRNASLTETGDDPYCQGDKFGLRLVFRNILENAIAATTEAPRIKVEYGETDFVGQPAVRICICDNGPGLTADTQQQIFHEFYTTKTRGTGLGMAICKRIIVAHGGLIEAENRPPNGACITIILPRSQS, via the coding sequence ATGATGCATACTCCGCAACCATCCCGCATTTTGATCGTCGACGGCGATGCCAATGCACGGGAACATGTGCGCGAGATTTTGGAGCAGGATCACTATTTCATCGACACCGCCGCAACGGCAACTGAAGCACTTGAGAAAACACGACGTGAAAAAATTTCGGTCGTGATTCTCGACCAGGGAGTCCCGGACTGTTCCGTCGAACAACTGATCCCTGGCATTCAACGATTGGCGCCAGAGGCTGCCATAATTTACGTAACCGACTCCGTTGATGGTGCCGTCGTCGCTATGCGTTTAGGGGCGGCCAATTATCTCCTCAAGCCGATTAACCCCGGCGTTCTACTCGCCGATCTTGTGAGTATCGTTGAACACCAACGCGCCAAGTCGGAGCTTCGCGATCAATATGTCCGTATGCAGGCCGTTGTCAATTCGGCCATCGAAGGCATTATTACGATCGACGAGACAGGTGTGATCGAGTCGTTTAATCCCGCCGCTGAAAACATGTTTGGCTATACGGCCGACGAAGCATCAGGCATGAATATCAGCGAAATGATGCCCGATCCTTATTCATCGGAGCACCATCTCTACCTCAGCAACTTCCGGCGTACAGGAATTCGCAAGATCATCGGTACGGGACGCGAGGTGGTCGCTCAACGCCGAGACGGCACCACATTTCCCATCCATCTGTCGGTCAGCGAAGTTCAACTAGAGGATCGGCGCCTATTCACCGGCATGGTCCGCGACATCACTGCGATCAAACAGGCCGAAGAAAGGTTGCTGCAATCCGAGCGGTTGGCAGGGATCGGCCAGGCGATGGCTGCGCTGGCCCATGAAAGCCGTAACGCGCTGCAGCGCAGCCAAGCCGGACTGGAAATGTTGGCGCGGCGCATCAAAAAGCAACCCGAAGCGACCATGCTCATCAAACGCATTCAACGCGCACAAGACGACCTGCACCAGTTGTATGAGGATGTACGGGAATACGCCGCTCCGATTCGCGTGAATCCAGAACATACGGCGATTTCTGATATCGTACGACACGCCTGGCACGATTTGGCATTGGCCCGCGAAGGTCGCAATGCCTCATTGACTGAAACCGGCGATGATCCGTATTGCCAGGGGGATAAATTCGGACTACGGCTGGTTTTTCGCAACATCCTCGAAAATGCCATCGCCGCTACCACCGAAGCACCCCGGATCAAGGTAGAATATGGGGAGACCGACTTTGTCGGCCAACCCGCGGTGCGAATCTGTATCTGCGACAACGGCCCGGGACTGACGGCCGATACACAACAGCAGATTTTTCATGAATTTTACACAACCAAAACACGCGGCACCGGTTTGGGGATGGCGATCTGCAAGCGCATCATTGTCGCACATGGCGGATTGATTGAAGCCGAAAACCGACCGCCGAACGGGGCGTGTATCACGATCATATTACCTAGGAGTCAATCATGA
- a CDS encoding ANTAR domain-containing response regulator codes for MTRMLKIAVADDEPEMREYFQDTLSALGHEVVGTAQNGLELVELCKSTSPDLAITDIKMPDMDGIEAATRIREHFPVPVILVSAFHEPELIQRALQDHVLAYLVKPIKQADLETAIALAMRRFQEFQALHQQAADLRQALEDRKVIERAKGVLMKRAGLDEPDAFRRLQKLSNDKNQKLIDIAQMIVTAEEAMS; via the coding sequence ATGACACGCATGTTGAAAATAGCCGTCGCCGATGATGAACCGGAAATGCGAGAATATTTCCAAGACACGCTCTCCGCACTGGGCCACGAAGTGGTGGGGACCGCCCAAAACGGCTTAGAACTGGTGGAACTCTGCAAATCCACCAGCCCCGACTTGGCGATCACTGACATCAAAATGCCGGACATGGATGGGATTGAGGCGGCCACGCGGATTCGCGAACATTTTCCCGTGCCGGTGATTTTGGTCTCAGCGTTTCATGAACCCGAATTGATTCAGCGGGCATTGCAGGATCACGTGTTGGCCTATTTGGTCAAACCGATCAAACAAGCGGACCTAGAAACGGCCATTGCGCTGGCCATGCGCCGATTTCAAGAATTCCAAGCCTTGCATCAACAAGCGGCGGACTTGCGACAAGCCTTGGAGGACCGCAAAGTGATCGAACGCGCCAAAGGCGTATTGATGAAACGCGCCGGCCTCGACGAACCGGACGCGTTTCGGCGGTTGCAGAAACTGTCGAACGATAAAAACCAAAAACTGATCGACATCGCTCAAATGATCGTCACTGCTGAGGAAGCGATGAGTTGA
- a CDS encoding Tex family protein — protein MLELETSVLDRIAQEVGVKSSQVAGTIELLDDGNTVPFITRYRKEKTGNLDEVQIRDIQQRVKSHRQLRERAATILKSIESQDKLTPQLQQQIEAAQTLAELEDLYLPYRPKKRTRAQIARERGLEPFAEQLWNADPAVDSPRAAAAQHVNPEQELATVDNVLQGASDILAERIAEDGSVRESARRVALKTGRLKIAAAGKEADDSFRDYFDYSEAVSKIPPHRVLAINRGESESALRVKFVWDGDAAQAKTVRLLKLNEHRFALFMMDVSADALSRLILPSLERELRRDLTQRAEQHAIDVFARNLRNLLLQPPVRGQRVLAIDPGFRTGCKIAVLDETGNCVATDVVYITGSQSKKSAAREKLAQLVAEHSCHLIAIGNGTACRETEEIAAELIAESHADLRYVIVNEAGASIYSASDAGREEFPDYDATTRGTISIGRRLQDPLSELVKIEPQHIGVGMYQHDVSPKSLKESLDDVIESCVNYVGVDLNTSGTALLSHVSGLNRRTAANIVSWRNEHGSFRTRQQLLEVAGLGQATYTQAAGFLKITSGDEPLDATWIHPESYPTTRRLLERFELPSEKVTRDETVRETLQQRVAELDRPSLAQEFEIGLPTLTDILDALVRPGRDPRADLPAPVFKSDILKLEDLQPGMTLQGTVLNVVDFGAFVDIGLKDSGLVHISKLADQYVKNPHDIVAVGDVVTVRVEDIDPVRRRVSLTMRSA, from the coding sequence ATGTTAGAACTCGAAACTTCGGTTTTGGACAGGATCGCCCAGGAAGTGGGCGTGAAATCATCACAGGTGGCCGGCACCATCGAGTTGTTGGATGACGGAAATACCGTGCCGTTTATCACGCGTTATCGCAAAGAAAAGACGGGAAACCTGGATGAAGTGCAGATTCGCGACATCCAACAGCGCGTGAAGTCCCACCGACAATTGCGGGAACGGGCTGCGACGATTCTCAAGTCGATCGAATCGCAAGACAAACTCACGCCGCAATTGCAACAACAAATCGAAGCAGCTCAAACACTGGCCGAGTTGGAAGATTTGTACTTGCCCTACCGCCCCAAGAAACGAACCCGTGCCCAGATTGCCCGCGAACGTGGGTTGGAGCCGTTTGCCGAGCAACTGTGGAATGCGGACCCGGCGGTTGATTCGCCGCGTGCGGCCGCGGCTCAGCATGTGAACCCCGAACAGGAACTGGCCACAGTCGACAACGTCCTGCAGGGTGCATCCGACATTCTCGCGGAACGGATTGCCGAAGACGGGAGCGTCCGCGAATCCGCGCGCCGCGTCGCCTTGAAGACTGGCCGGTTAAAAATCGCAGCGGCCGGCAAAGAAGCGGACGATTCGTTTCGCGACTATTTTGACTACTCCGAAGCGGTCAGTAAGATTCCTCCGCACCGCGTGTTGGCAATCAACCGCGGCGAATCCGAATCGGCACTGCGTGTGAAATTTGTCTGGGACGGCGACGCGGCCCAGGCGAAAACAGTCCGTCTGCTGAAATTGAACGAACATCGTTTCGCGCTGTTTATGATGGACGTGTCGGCCGATGCGCTATCGCGATTGATTCTGCCATCGTTGGAACGGGAGCTTCGTCGCGATTTGACGCAGCGCGCCGAGCAACATGCCATTGATGTCTTCGCCCGAAATCTGCGAAACCTGTTGCTGCAGCCGCCGGTTCGCGGCCAACGGGTCCTGGCGATTGATCCTGGATTTCGTACCGGCTGCAAAATCGCGGTCTTGGATGAAACCGGCAACTGTGTGGCGACAGACGTGGTGTACATCACCGGATCACAGTCAAAGAAGTCCGCCGCCCGCGAAAAGTTAGCACAGTTGGTCGCAGAGCACAGTTGTCATCTGATTGCCATCGGCAACGGCACTGCTTGCCGCGAAACCGAAGAGATCGCCGCGGAATTGATTGCCGAATCGCATGCGGATTTGCGGTATGTGATTGTGAATGAAGCGGGCGCTAGTATTTATTCGGCCAGCGACGCCGGTCGCGAAGAATTTCCCGACTACGACGCAACGACACGCGGCACCATCTCCATCGGACGCCGCTTGCAGGACCCGTTGAGCGAATTGGTAAAGATCGAACCACAGCATATCGGTGTGGGCATGTATCAACACGACGTCAGTCCCAAATCGCTCAAAGAATCGTTGGACGATGTCATCGAGTCCTGCGTGAATTATGTCGGCGTGGATCTCAACACATCTGGCACGGCGCTGTTGAGCCATGTTTCGGGACTCAATCGACGGACGGCGGCCAATATCGTCAGTTGGCGGAACGAACATGGGTCGTTTCGCACGCGGCAGCAACTGCTGGAGGTCGCCGGTTTGGGACAGGCGACCTATACGCAAGCGGCGGGCTTTTTGAAAATCACCAGTGGTGATGAACCGTTGGATGCGACTTGGATTCATCCGGAAAGTTATCCGACAACGCGGCGCTTATTGGAACGCTTTGAACTGCCCTCGGAAAAGGTGACGCGCGATGAAACCGTTCGAGAGACATTGCAGCAGCGGGTTGCCGAATTAGACCGCCCGTCATTAGCCCAGGAATTCGAAATCGGCTTGCCGACATTGACCGATATTCTAGACGCGCTGGTCCGCCCCGGACGGGATCCCCGGGCCGATTTGCCCGCGCCGGTTTTCAAAAGCGATATCCTCAAGCTCGAAGACCTGCAACCGGGAATGACGCTGCAAGGAACGGTGCTGAACGTGGTGGACTTTGGGGCGTTTGTCGACATTGGCCTGAAGGACAGCGGCCTGGTCCACATCAGCAAACTGGCCGATCAATACGTCAAAAACCCGCACGATATCGTCGCTGTGGGGGACGTGGTCACGGTCCGCGTTGAGGATATCGACCCAGTTCGTCGTCGTGTTTCGCTCACCATGCGCAGCGCGTGA
- the larC gene encoding nickel pincer cofactor biosynthesis protein LarC translates to MRVAYLDCSTGISGDMTLGALLDAGVDEAAIRAGIASLDLPDVRLEINEVMKGDFRAKHVRVVHPEQHAHRHLSDIVTLIDNASALTEPQRALAKRIFHDVAAAEAKVHGATVEQVHFHEVGAIDSIVDIVGAAIGFDLLGADRVVSSPLPTGRGQIRIAHGICTVPAPGTAELLKGIPLVDVPIEAELTTPTGAAIVANVVDHFGALPEMQIESVGYGAGTKDFPERANLLRLFVGMATATPDVDYVSILETNLDDVSGEVIGYTKQKLFDAGALDVYSTPVQMKKDRPAVVLSVICRPADRDALESILFAETGTFGIRHHVLERSKRARELHEVTTIWGTVRGKIGWRHGEPAIFTPEFDSCAKIAEQNGVALRDVYRAAESAYQPQTPASPATGKQDHAHDHSHSHDHSHDHDHGHDHGHDH, encoded by the coding sequence GTGCGTGTTGCGTATTTGGATTGCTCGACTGGGATTAGCGGCGATATGACGCTCGGTGCGTTGTTGGATGCTGGTGTGGATGAAGCGGCGATTCGCGCGGGAATCGCCTCGTTGGACTTGCCCGATGTGCGACTGGAAATCAACGAGGTGATGAAGGGCGACTTTCGCGCCAAGCATGTCCGCGTCGTGCATCCCGAACAACACGCGCATCGTCATCTGTCGGACATTGTGACGTTGATCGATAACGCATCGGCCCTCACCGAGCCGCAACGAGCGTTGGCGAAACGTATTTTTCACGATGTGGCGGCTGCGGAGGCCAAAGTGCATGGCGCAACGGTCGAACAAGTCCACTTTCACGAAGTGGGCGCGATTGATTCGATCGTCGACATCGTCGGCGCCGCGATTGGGTTCGATCTGCTCGGTGCGGATCGCGTGGTCAGCAGTCCGCTGCCGACCGGACGCGGACAAATTCGCATTGCCCACGGAATCTGTACGGTCCCCGCGCCGGGGACGGCGGAGTTGCTCAAAGGGATTCCGCTGGTGGATGTGCCGATCGAAGCGGAATTGACCACCCCCACCGGGGCGGCGATTGTCGCGAATGTCGTTGATCATTTCGGTGCGTTGCCGGAGATGCAAATCGAAAGCGTGGGCTACGGAGCCGGCACCAAGGATTTTCCCGAGCGGGCCAATCTGTTGCGGCTCTTTGTCGGCATGGCAACCGCTACGCCGGATGTGGATTACGTTTCGATTTTGGAAACGAACCTGGACGACGTCTCCGGTGAGGTGATTGGTTATACCAAGCAAAAATTATTCGATGCCGGCGCGTTGGATGTCTATTCTACGCCGGTGCAAATGAAAAAAGACCGCCCCGCAGTCGTGTTGAGCGTGATTTGCCGCCCGGCGGACCGCGACGCACTGGAATCGATCCTCTTCGCTGAAACCGGGACGTTTGGCATCCGGCATCATGTACTGGAACGTTCCAAGCGTGCCCGCGAGCTGCATGAAGTCACCACGATTTGGGGAACGGTCCGGGGAAAGATAGGCTGGCGGCATGGCGAACCGGCGATCTTTACGCCGGAATTTGATTCGTGTGCCAAAATCGCGGAACAGAATGGGGTGGCACTGCGGGATGTGTATCGCGCAGCTGAAAGCGCGTATCAACCACAGACGCCCGCTTCGCCGGCGACGGGCAAACAAGATCACGCGCATGACCATTCGCATAGTCACGACCACAGTCATGATCACGACCACGGACATGATCATGGGCACGACCACTAA
- a CDS encoding TIGR04283 family arsenosugar biosynthesis glycosyltransferase, producing the protein MGSLYLGKTAVAKLRAELTTYVVGGNNGRHVAHDCQQNPLSLKPAYPVQISVIIPTLNEAANIEAALQSTQDVGEVQTIVVDGGSSDDTLAKSAAADIVLSVDPGRGGQQNAGAAVATGEILLFLHADCRLEPGCLDAARAACAAPDCVGGCFRQHVDAVGGQYRALEWGNALRVRFLRLAYGDQGIFVKADVFRRLGGFPPLKLMEDLFLMKQLRLEGRFVLLEEKVHVSARRWQQRGVVRQTLTNWMLVTLAQCGVAPERLVAFYDNQR; encoded by the coding sequence TTGGGCTCCCTCTATTTAGGTAAGACCGCCGTTGCTAAGCTGCGCGCTGAATTGACGACGTATGTCGTGGGCGGCAACAATGGTCGGCACGTTGCGCATGATTGCCAGCAAAACCCTCTAAGCTTAAAGCCCGCGTATCCCGTGCAAATTTCTGTCATTATCCCCACGCTCAACGAAGCTGCCAATATTGAGGCGGCGTTGCAATCGACGCAGGATGTCGGGGAGGTGCAGACGATCGTTGTCGATGGGGGCAGCAGTGACGACACGTTAGCGAAGTCGGCGGCCGCGGATATTGTACTCAGTGTCGATCCGGGGCGGGGGGGGCAGCAAAATGCCGGCGCTGCTGTGGCAACGGGGGAAATCTTGTTATTTTTGCATGCCGATTGCCGCTTGGAACCGGGATGCCTCGATGCGGCCCGTGCCGCGTGTGCGGCGCCGGATTGCGTGGGGGGATGTTTCCGCCAGCACGTCGATGCCGTCGGAGGGCAGTATCGTGCGTTGGAGTGGGGGAATGCGCTGCGGGTTCGCTTCCTGCGGTTGGCTTACGGCGACCAAGGAATTTTCGTCAAGGCCGACGTGTTTCGGCGGTTGGGAGGGTTTCCCCCATTGAAGCTGATGGAGGATTTGTTTTTGATGAAACAATTACGACTCGAAGGCCGGTTTGTGCTGCTTGAAGAAAAAGTCCATGTGTCCGCGCGGCGTTGGCAACAACGTGGCGTGGTGCGGCAGACTTTGACAAATTGGATGCTGGTCACTTTGGCGCAATGCGGCGTCGCCCCCGAACGCCTTGTGGCATTTTACGACAACCAGCGTTGA